The DNA window CCTGTGCTAAACCCAAAGAAGTCATTCTAGAGACCTCCCAATCACTTGTTTGAATTTTAAGCCGACGTTCACTAAAAAAGTTCCACAAGTAATTGCAAATTTTACTTCCAACACCAAAATCATGAAGAAGTTTTAAGAGACTATAAATATCGACATTATTATACGCATTAGTTAGGTCTATAAAACAGGCAATAGTTGATTCGTTTTTAGAAAAAGCAATTTGTACATTAGAAACTAATTGACAAAGATTATCGTGGCATGACCTAGTCTTTCGAAATCCAATTGTTGActcagaaaataatttattgtgttcaAAATACCATtccaatcttttatttaaaatagagtgAAATGTTTTACATAAACATGATATTAAAGAAATCGGTCTTAGGGATgaatttaaattcgaatttcgTCCTGGTTTTGGTATTGGGACGATAGCTATGTTGCGCCATTGATGAGGAACAACGTTTAgcgataaaaacatattatataattgtaatagaaTTAGAAAACCCTTCCTAGGCATATTTCTTATCATAGAATAAGATATGCCATCACACCCTGGAGCTGTATTTTTAGACTTCAtcacatttaatatttcttgtattgAGATTGGACACTCCAATTGAgggttatttatttcaaatatgggTGCCGGCATAGGAACATAATCGGGGGTAAAACTTTTGAGAAATTTGTTTGCAGAATCTACAGTTACATGtgatttttgacttttataGCCCTTGAACCAACGCATACGATCCCACATTTCTTTAGAGGTTGAAACTTCGTTTAGCGATGCACAGTCAGTATGCCAAGATCTACATTCAGCCCTCCGCATTAACCTCTGAGATTCCCTTATTTTGTCCtgtaataaatctaaattaactGGAATGGGGTTTTTTCGAAATTTCGAGAGAGCTAAACGACGTTCAGCAACTACTTTTGACAGATCCGCACTCCAATAGCGTTTaagagtaaatttattattaggattttgattaattttatacatcggTATAAATTTATCAGCCGAATCATTCAAACAAGCGATAAAGAGATCGTATGCATGCTGAGGATTTTCAGGTAGTATACAATTAGAAAAAGTTTCAGCTAAAAAGTTCTTGTAATTAGCCCAATcggcttttttaaaatttcttcgtATAATAGGCTTACACAATGGATTAAAACCAATAGACATTTTCAGAATAAGGTGATCGCTTCCCAATGTCTCATTACAAACATTCcaatcaaattttattgaaacatcTGTAGAAACTATCGATAAGTCTGGGGAAGATTCCTGTAATACGCCATTTACTAGTTTTAAACGGGTCGGCATTTTATTGTTCAATGTGACAAAATGACTATCAAACAGAGCATCGCAAATTTGAGTACCTCGCATATCCGTCCTGTTAGACCAATTCGAGTGGTGGCCATTGAAATCACCTAATATAAGACAATTCTTATTagctaatgaaaataaaaactccCAGTCCCTCTGACTTGTTCTGACAGAGGGAGGACAATAGACTGCAATAATATCTTTTACGTCACAGCAGTTATAGACTTGTAAGTGTAGTAACTCAATGGCCGTATTAGTGAAATTTAGTATTGGTACTACGTTAGCTTTTACTGAATTATGCGTAATAATAGCGATACCTCCGTAACCATCGTCCCTATCTtttcgaaaaatattatatccgcTTATTCTTAAATTTGAATTGCAGTCTAACCAGGTTTCGCAAACAACAGCAATATGAATTTTCTCTAAATACAAAAACTGTTTAATTGCTGCCAATTTGTTCTTGATGCTTTGCGCATTCCACTGCATTATGTTAAGCCTCTGTATTCTAACTTCACTAGCCATCTGTGTTACTAAAAAGTAGGTTCTTCACAAAAGATAAACTCAATAATTTGCTTCCGAACATAATTACAAACcattcaaatattaatgttaaaatttgttgTATCTTCTTTCTTCCCGAatacttcttaataaaaataatatcagcaATCCTTTCAATTAATTCAGAACATGTTATTTTTGATTTGGTTACGTcttctgttttgtttttttcattttcttgaGGATAATGTTCTGTACTCGATTCGCTATCAATTTCCTTAAAATCATTAACCTTTTCTCTATTGTAGCTTTTCTTATTTTTGGTTTTCGTAGATTTCCTAAAGATATTACTCGGCTTTGTTGATTCGGGATTACCTACTTTTAAACATTCAGCATAGGTTCTTGGCGCTAAGGAGTCAGTCGAAATAGCAGGAGACAGATTGGATTTTCGTAGAGGACTTTTATGATGAATGACTTTATTCACTGGTGGAGTGGGAGGCACATACATTGTTAGGGCTTTCTTATACGTGACATTAAAATCTGACATAATTtctctaattttattttcttttttatagacAGGACATAATTTACTCAAAGCTAAATGTTGGCCTGaacaattaatacatttaaaagttgTAGCTTCACAATTGTCATGATTGTCACCACATTTCGGACATACTGTTTTCTTACTTGGACATATCTTTTTACTATGACCAAATCGCCAACACTTAGAACATTGAGTAACAAAAAATTTATAGGGTTCTATCTTAACTCTTATGTCATACACATATACGTGCTGAGGAAGAAATGTACCTTTAAATCCTAAACGAACTGTTTCACTATCAATCCAGCCCGTTCCACTATCATTTCTCCGCATAAGCCTTTTAACTGATACTAACTCATTTTCAGTCTTTATATTCTGTTTAATCTCATCTTCTGACAACTCAATTTCAACATTCCTAATGATACCATATGATAATCCTACTTCATATGTCTTTTGAATTCTCCACCCACTTTCTAAAAAGGTCGTGCAATCAATAAGTTTATTCGCGCTGTCTTCTTTACTAAATTGAATTAGAACCTTGTAAGGGTTAATGTATTTAACTCGAgtgatattcattatattttcttttttcaataacTTAGCCATCTGAAATTGTTTAGGTAATATTTCTTtggaatatatacaaatttctaTAATATCATCTTGAAGATTAGTTTGAGATCTTGTTTTTCTAGTCTGTACTCTTTTTACTTGCCTATCAACGGTTGTCCATTCATTTGTTGAGTCTGACGACCGCAAACGCTTATTTGCCCTTCTACTATCCTCATCATCCATACATGTTAATTCAGCATCGGAATGTAATAATTCCGtatccataataatattatcgtttCTAATAGTGCACTCTTCAACAAGGTTTACATTCTCCGTgactagaatattattattcaactcCATTATACTGCACCATACGGCCGGGAGCCGCCAGCGGCTGCGCACGTGTAGATAACGCCGTGACGGCCCTTGATTCTTAGTAAACAATTAGTACGTCGATAACACTCCGCAATAACACAACCGCACTAAACAAATGTACGATCCgaactgaaattaaatttatagttaaggAAAGTAGATTCCCAGAGatgaaccgacaagaaactcaatattTACCCGTGTTCCACTATTAAGTtacactaatatttaaatatagtttaattgttattaacttGTATAAAATCAACGAATGCTAATACCAcacattttatcatttatataatattttatttagtaatacgcCTTATTAATCAATGTTTCAATTCAAGGGtagttaattattcaaaatacaagGGCTATTTATTATGATCGTTAACGAACTCGTGTCATTATTTGCGGATTCCGGAGGTCAGGCGATGTGTACACATTTGAAATTCAATCATTCATCCAATCACTCGGATCTGATGTACTGCATCGAtttgtacaattaattttacaatatgacTGAAAGAGAAGGCTTTATTAGTGACGTCACAtgtaatttagttaaaaatccccatcagatattgtaccgtcaaataacagtactgtattgttgtgttggggttagaagggtgagtgagccagtgtaattacaggcacatcttagttcccaaggttggtggcgcattggttatgtatggaatgtttaatatttcttacagcacctttgtctatgggcggtggtgaccatttaccatcaggtggtccatatgctcgtccgccaactaatgtCTGAAAAAAAACTTCACTTGGCTGTATAGCTTTATACTAGTCAAAATATGAATCAAGaataattcgttatttttaaactatggCGTCTTATTAGTCATTGCTTTTGACTTAATACATTTATTCGGACACTAATGATAATATTTGGATAATAGATATCCGTAGAAATGCATTCGATTCTAGTCCAAGTGTTATCTATCATATCATAGTCTTACTTACGTAACACTTGTTCACAGAACATAATAAATACgtgtgtttgtaatttttaaacattttggtATTTCCTACAAAcgatattaacattatttaatcgATGTActctaatttatacaattaggCGGCTTATCCTTTAATGTTgcattcgaattttaaacatccaagcaaatttattaaaagttggTAGGTATTCCTCTGTcaacatttctataaaaatacatgtattattCGTCTTCACTATTACAAGATTATTGACGATCTCCatggttgagtagtgtgtacaacggttttcatgggtacgccactccaaggtcccgggttcgattcccggccgagtcgacgtagaataAGTTTATTCGTTTTcgatgttgtcttgggtctgggtgtttgtggtaccgtcgttacttctgattttccataacacaagtgctttagctacttacattgggatcagtgtaatgtatgttatgttgtccaatatttatttatttaaaaactttcttAATGACAATTACTGGGCGATATTCACGTATCATAAATAATTCAGATAATGTCCATGAGGATTGATTGAATTGTATAACATACTATTGCATACGAAACTACATTACCCAGTTACATAAGGAAGGTCAAGTCAAGGTCATGTCAGTTACGGTTCCCGACGCAAAAAGGATTTTCATGTCTCAAAGAACTGATAGTTTTCAGTACTGAGCGAAAGAACTGATGCGTAATTTGTCTTTGTCTTACTTCATATAGAATGCTTTCCAGTTTTTAGGCTCAATTAAGTAACCTCGTTTATCTCTATTCTTTCAGATCAGTATCTGCGACATAATTTGTTTTACTCCGACAATGAGTTAAAATTTTTGTCTtctaaattataacatatagaaataaatgtattctactattttgattttgaaacgatgtatttaatttaaagttcatTAGCGATTTTTTGCTTGTACGCACATATAAAAACAGACCATTTAAAGAAAATGAGTTCGTCACGAGCAGCCTGACAAAACTTCAAAATTGatagttagtaaaaaaatatattatgtagatacgGCATATGTATGGCGGCATAAAAGCCTTAATACGTCATTTATCGTCACGGCATATGACTTACCCCCAAGGCGTGCCAAAAGATTCACATGAAATCATATGTTACGTTAATAAATGATAGTTAAGGAAGTAAGTAGATTTACACCCAAGTAACgcctatagatatattttttttatataaaaaaggaccAATAAGCAATGTCataaagtatagtatagtatctGTGTTGTTCTTTATTTTACTATGAGTTTGATATTGACTTCAAATAgtagaaacaaaatatttgtaatgctGTATTGTGCATcttgaattttgaataatatttatgtaaaactttTGCTCCTAAACACATTTCAAGTTTATCTGTTTCCCGAACTTAGAGATGCAAGTTTAAGTTCGGCTTACATAGATTGAGTTATACAGCTAACCAAACAAATGATGTCTTACATAGTTTAGAACTTGGTTATTTTGGATTCATTTATATgggagaaaataattttaagcaacgATATAGGTCACATagtgatataaaaatttaagatttattccTGACTCCTCTGTATTGTTGTAATCATCTATTAGAACTATTCATTTAAACGCACGCAAAATAAGTAACTTTTTTGGTTGATTTTTTACACCTTGAATCCGAAAACCCAAATATCTTACGGAAccctatttttttcaaaataaaatttagcctATGTTACTCGTGGATAATGTAGCTTTCGAATgctgaaagatttttttaaatcggtccagtagtttttgGGCCTATTCATTACAACTAAACAAACAAAgttttcctctttataatattagtatagatagttgaacctgcggctttacccgcccgtaatttataaacaaaatacctATAGCGCACAAAGCGCCACTTCATTTTAATGAATgacaaaaagtagcctatatttTTCTCCGGACCTAAACcatctttatacaaaaatttatctAAATTGGTTTAGCGATAAAAGcgtgcatttataatattagtatatgtatatattactatGTATAACTGCGATACAAACATAGTTCGTGTTCTTGTATTTCGAACAGTACCCCTAAGAACTTTTCTTTCTAAAACCCTCCACTTGTCTATGTTACAATTGTAATCAATTTGTAATGGAAAACTAATGAGAGGTTCGATTAATTATATCTGATTGGGTTCGGACTTTTGTCTTTTATTGAAACATTCCCGAACCCGATTCGATTACAAGTTGGACCCGAAACTTTTCACTTTCGAAAAGTTTTAGTAGAGAAATAGAGTTTTGGTACGCTCTTTGGAAACTTTTCCGCTATCCAGAATAAATTCCAAAATATCAGCTTAAAATTTCACCGAATGTAAACAGTAAAGAATGACGTATATAGTGCTACAATTAAGTCTATTTTCTCTTCAGGCTGCATTTACTTAGTTTGAAGATTAAATTTCGTGTGCAATTgtcctatataattatattagtactttttcatttatttaaaataagtaacagATTTGCAAATAATAGTAAGTTGTCACCATCGCCCGCAGACATTCTTACTGcaaggaactaaaatgttatgcccctttaaaccggaacac is part of the Vanessa atalanta chromosome 10, ilVanAtal1.2, whole genome shotgun sequence genome and encodes:
- the LOC125067076 gene encoding uncharacterized protein LOC125067076 gives rise to the protein MELNNNILVTENVNLVEECTIRNDNIIMDTELLHSDAELTCMDDEDSRRANKRLRSSDSTNEWTTVDRQVKRVQTRKTRSQTNLQDDIIEICIYSKEILPKQFQMAKLLKKENIMNITRVKYINPYKVLIQFSKEDSANKLIDCTTFLESGWRIQKTYEVGLSYGIIRNVEIELSEDEIKQNIKTENELVSVKRLMRRNDSGTGWIDSETVRLGFKGTFLPQHVYVYDIRVKIEPYKFFVTQCSKCWRFGHSKKICPSKKTVCPKCGDNHDNCEATTFKCINCSGQHLALSKLCPVYKKENKIREIMSDFNVTYKKALTMYVPPTPPVNKVIHHKSPLRKSNLSPAISTDSLAPRTYAECLKVGNPESTKPSNIFRKSTKTKNKKSYNREKVNDFKEIDSESSTEHYPQENEKNKTEDVTKSKITCSELIERIADIIFIKKYSGRKKIQQILTLIFEWFVIMFGSKLLSLSFVKNLLFSNTDG